Proteins encoded by one window of Mycoplasma capricolum subsp. capricolum ATCC 27343:
- a CDS encoding glycoside hydrolase family 65 protein, producing the protein MNTKIDVNIKRLFEVDPWKLVENKLPDNSYDFRLSESITSLGNEYLGMRGNFEETYSGDTHKGCYVGGLWYPDKTIVGWWKNGYPNYFGKVINAVNLLGLNVFIDNIELDLFKQTPSSYKRILDLKQGVLSREFVTNINNKEIKVQTQRFVSIDTKELVAIKYSITSNKDISLDLTSYINGDVINRDSNYKTKFWTHLDSKATNNSQLVVSKMIENNFDIERFSYACYATNSYNLKTKDIVFDQSNLYAKTTYKFDLKANQTLIFYKLVTLVHSLNYSEDKLKENAIKINNQINQFDYEQLKEKHTSLWDKRWLTSDVKIIGSDLDQQAIRFNLFQLFCTYYGNDDRLNIGPKGFTGEKYGGATYWDTEAYCLPLYLKTSDPKISRNLLKYRYNHLTKAVENAKLLGFKGALYPMVTFNGVECHNEWEITFEEIHRNAAMVYAIYNYTNYTGDFDYIKEFGMDVMIEVSRFWADRVHYHSIKDKYFIHGVTGPNEYENNVNNNWLTNLMCQWVLSYTLEMLDKLNLNKSKWNLSDDETNKWVDIINKIYLPYDKDLDIFVQHDTFLDKDLRHKDLLSKDERPLNKNWSWDRILRSVYIKQADVLQGIYYLWDKFTKEQITKNFKFYEQFTVHESSLSPCVHSMIAARIDLMDKAYEFYNRTARLDLDNYNNDTDDGLHITSMTGSYLAIVEGFGGMLVRNNIPCFSPKLPKQWNGYEFNINFRNRVLKVKHHKTEVEIQLIKGQALKINLFDKEYLLESKIKIEV; encoded by the coding sequence ATGAATACAAAAATTGATGTAAATATTAAAAGATTATTTGAAGTTGATCCTTGAAAACTAGTTGAAAATAAACTACCAGATAATAGCTATGATTTTAGATTAAGTGAATCAATTACTTCTTTAGGAAATGAGTATCTAGGAATGAGAGGAAACTTTGAAGAAACTTATTCTGGAGATACTCATAAAGGATGTTATGTTGGTGGGTTGTGATATCCAGATAAAACAATAGTTGGTTGATGAAAAAATGGATATCCAAATTATTTTGGAAAAGTAATTAATGCAGTTAACTTATTAGGATTAAATGTATTTATAGATAATATAGAATTAGACTTATTTAAGCAAACTCCAAGTAGTTATAAAAGAATATTAGATTTAAAACAAGGTGTATTAAGTAGAGAATTTGTTACTAATATTAATAATAAAGAAATTAAGGTTCAAACCCAAAGATTTGTTTCAATTGATACTAAAGAATTAGTTGCAATTAAATATAGTATTACAAGTAATAAAGATATTAGTTTAGATTTAACTAGTTATATTAATGGAGATGTAATTAATAGAGATTCAAACTATAAAACTAAGTTTTGAACACATTTAGATTCAAAAGCTACAAATAACTCTCAATTAGTAGTTTCAAAAATGATTGAAAATAACTTTGATATTGAACGTTTTAGTTATGCTTGTTATGCAACAAATAGTTATAATTTAAAAACTAAAGATATTGTTTTTGATCAATCAAATTTATATGCAAAAACTACTTATAAATTTGATTTAAAAGCAAATCAAACTCTTATATTTTATAAATTAGTTACTTTAGTTCATTCATTAAACTATTCAGAAGATAAATTAAAAGAAAATGCTATTAAAATAAATAATCAAATTAATCAATTTGACTATGAACAATTAAAAGAAAAACACACTAGTTTATGAGATAAACGTTGATTAACTAGTGATGTTAAAATTATTGGATCTGATTTAGATCAACAAGCAATTAGATTTAATTTATTTCAATTATTTTGTACTTATTATGGAAATGATGATCGTTTAAATATTGGTCCTAAAGGATTTACTGGTGAAAAATATGGAGGAGCTACTTATTGAGATACAGAAGCTTATTGTTTACCTTTATATCTAAAAACTTCTGATCCAAAAATTAGTAGAAACTTATTAAAATATCGTTATAATCATTTAACTAAAGCTGTAGAAAATGCTAAGTTATTAGGATTTAAAGGTGCTTTATATCCAATGGTAACTTTTAATGGTGTTGAGTGTCATAATGAATGAGAGATTACATTTGAAGAAATTCATAGAAATGCCGCTATGGTTTATGCAATTTATAATTACACAAACTATACTGGAGATTTTGACTATATTAAAGAATTTGGAATGGATGTAATGATTGAAGTTTCAAGATTTTGAGCTGATAGAGTTCATTATCACTCAATTAAAGATAAATACTTTATACATGGAGTTACTGGTCCTAATGAATATGAAAATAATGTTAATAATAACTGATTAACTAATTTAATGTGTCAATGAGTATTAAGTTATACTTTAGAAATGTTAGATAAATTAAACTTAAATAAATCTAAATGAAATCTAAGTGATGATGAAACTAATAAATGAGTTGATATTATTAATAAGATATATTTACCATATGATAAAGATTTAGATATATTTGTTCAACACGACACATTTTTAGATAAAGATTTAAGACATAAAGATTTATTAAGTAAAGATGAAAGACCTTTAAATAAAAACTGAAGCTGAGATCGTATTTTAAGAAGTGTTTATATTAAACAAGCTGATGTTTTACAAGGTATTTATTATTTATGAGATAAATTTACTAAAGAACAAATTACTAAAAACTTTAAATTTTATGAACAATTTACAGTTCATGAATCTTCATTAAGTCCTTGTGTTCACTCAATGATTGCTGCAAGAATTGATTTAATGGATAAAGCTTATGAGTTTTATAATAGAACAGCTAGACTAGATTTAGATAATTATAATAACGATACTGATGATGGATTACACATTACAAGTATGACAGGAAGTTATCTAGCAATTGTTGAAGGATTTGGTGGAATGTTAGTAAGAAATAATATACCTTGTTTTTCTCCAAAACTTCCAAAACAATGAAATGGTTATGAATTTAATATTAATTTTAGAAATCGTGTATTAAAAGTAAAACATCATAAAACAGAAGTTGAAATTCAATTGATTAAAGGACAAGCTTTAAAAATTAATTTATTTGACAAAGAATATCTTTTAGAATCAAAAATTAAAATAGAGGTTTAA
- a CDS encoding GntR family transcriptional regulator gives MQDKKNKEITERQKIVNYLLDLIEHKKVDFKTPLPSEYFLVTKFKVSRGTVRSAFSDLKTKGLIKSEKGAGYFINPDFSFNRIKSIRNQLFTNKQEVFIKTELDTSNLVTIINKLHLSIDFNPDDYFSYIKVFYVNDLPVRYAKSFLNKNLFTNNIDVEKIKKSLIEYLEENSIKPFKLTSIIEAKLKDQMTRNLLVDNHQDYVICRYSVLYDKNNNIIEITQHTINLDHFETSSIKYL, from the coding sequence ATGCAAGATAAGAAAAATAAAGAAATTACAGAACGTCAAAAAATTGTTAACTATTTATTAGATTTGATTGAGCATAAAAAAGTTGATTTTAAAACTCCTTTACCAAGTGAATACTTTTTAGTAACTAAATTTAAAGTAAGTAGGGGAACTGTAAGAAGTGCTTTTTCAGATTTAAAAACAAAAGGCTTAATTAAATCAGAAAAAGGAGCAGGCTATTTTATAAATCCTGACTTTTCATTTAATAGAATTAAATCAATTAGAAATCAACTATTTACAAATAAACAAGAAGTTTTTATTAAAACTGAATTAGATACTAGTAATTTAGTTACAATTATAAATAAATTACATTTAAGTATTGATTTTAATCCTGATGATTATTTTTCATATATTAAAGTATTTTATGTAAATGATTTACCAGTAAGATATGCAAAATCATTTTTAAATAAAAATCTTTTTACTAACAATATAGATGTTGAAAAGATTAAAAAGTCTTTAATAGAATATCTAGAAGAAAATTCTATTAAACCTTTTAAACTAACTTCTATAATAGAAGCTAAATTAAAAGATCAAATGACTAGAAATCTTTTAGTTGATAATCATCAAGATTATGTGATTTGTAGATATTCAGTTTTATATGATAAAAATAATAATATTATTGAAATTACTCAACACACTATTAATTTAGATCATTTTGAAACTTCTTCAATTAAATATTTGTAA
- a CDS encoding BspA family leucine-rich repeat surface protein, which translates to MSNKQTNNIEDSKDHVIDQTNSEVIKELGWEKINGDYRLKQIPIHIRTVPKELPKHITSLNSVFKENISDKIEGIQHWDTSNITDMSNMFESAQWFDQDISKWNTSKVTNMSSMFYDAKLFNKNISKWDISHVTNISKMFWGASSFNQDLSKWNTTSVINFASFSDNQNKNFILPKVEIKNNRLRTLINVFPELLKALENKSNSVKYLGLSNFQINSPITIKAQNTKLVEELNFSILSFNDLEKEFNQNAKNTTFEKLKEGYKIKLSNRSKLYSIFFKKNNSLTDNDHEHILLFTSPMKPIVLKNYINVINTNNIIAELKNTDSSFKNVDLEVKNNTIINNQAVIKLKSTHDLYEDEIRVIFNNKSKFFKDNKYIILLGVLGSGFLISSLGWLTYSLIKRKTK; encoded by the coding sequence TTGTCTAATAAACAAACAAATAATATTGAAGATTCAAAAGATCATGTTATTGATCAAACAAATAGTGAAGTTATCAAAGAATTGGGTTGAGAAAAAATAAATGGTGATTATAGACTAAAACAAATACCTATTCACATTAGAACTGTACCTAAAGAGCTACCTAAACATATTACTAGTTTAAATAGTGTATTTAAAGAAAACATAAGTGATAAAATAGAAGGAATTCAGCATTGAGATACTTCAAATATAACTGATATGAGTAATATGTTTGAAAGTGCTCAATGATTTGATCAAGATATTAGTAAATGAAACACTTCAAAAGTAACTAATATGTCATCTATGTTTTATGATGCTAAACTATTTAATAAAAATATTAGTAAATGAGATATTTCACACGTAACTAATATTTCTAAAATGTTTTGAGGAGCTAGTAGTTTTAATCAAGATTTATCTAAATGAAATACTACTAGTGTTATTAACTTTGCTTCTTTTTCAGATAATCAAAATAAGAATTTTATTTTACCTAAAGTAGAAATTAAAAATAATAGACTAAGAACTTTAATTAATGTTTTTCCTGAGTTATTAAAAGCACTTGAAAATAAAAGTAACTCAGTTAAATATCTTGGTTTAAGTAATTTTCAAATTAATAGTCCAATAACTATAAAAGCACAAAACACTAAATTAGTAGAAGAGTTAAATTTTTCTATTTTATCATTTAATGATTTAGAAAAAGAGTTTAATCAAAATGCTAAAAATACAACTTTTGAAAAGTTAAAAGAAGGTTATAAAATCAAGTTATCTAATAGATCTAAACTTTATAGTATATTTTTTAAAAAGAATAATTCACTTACTGATAATGATCATGAACATATCTTATTATTTACTAGTCCAATGAAGCCTATTGTTTTAAAAAATTATATAAATGTTATTAACACTAATAACATTATTGCAGAGCTAAAAAATACTGATAGTTCTTTTAAAAATGTAGATTTAGAAGTTAAAAATAATACTATTATAAATAATCAAGCTGTAATCAAGTTAAAATCAACTCATGATCTTTATGAAGATGAAATTAGAGTAATATTTAATAATAAAAGTAAATTTTTTAAAGATAATAAATATATTATCTTATTAGGTGTTTTAGGCTCAGGATTTTTAATATCTAGTTTAGGTTGATTAACATATTCTTTAATAAAAAGAAAAACTAAATAA
- a CDS encoding BspA family leucine-rich repeat surface protein, producing MNKKSKTNQEIENNSKINQKSKSTPNKKLNKKAISYIMLASLWAGSGFGWFLYYYNHQKSVPVLRKGYEEQYYKELEKWLTPQQRKQREEFLKQAKEYEKQLKLEKEKRLEYASRHLVKFINDFDLGAINDNKDETIISILENKFEQVKGQIRVDETFKTKEYARIIPIKNSKYHGEVTVTFTVKTKLDTVITNKHLDKFNNPDEQQIINKVNELNPDLNLTENDITVEIKTNENKAIIKAKDSSSKYQGQVEVTFNIRPTIASTIKTTSLGALLDKDNQSILNAINKANGIELTLDQVDIIDVTPTSAIVKAKENNNYQGEVTVTFTVKKQLEQEAKVVNLGALFNKDDNSIFETFKKLNGNVNLNQDDVTIGERRNGSATITVKTTNNDYQGKVEVTFTIKTKLNTVIKTTYLEKFDNPNEQQIITKVNELNPDLNLTENDITVEIKTNENKAIIKAKDSSSKYQGQVEVTFNIRHTIASTIKTTSLGALLDKDNQSILNAINKANGIELTLDQVDIIDVTPTSAIVKAKENNNYQGEVTVTFTVKKQLEQEAKVVNLGALFNKDDNSIFETFKKLNGNVNLNQDDVTIGERRNGSATITVKSKNDKYQGQVEVKFTVKQKLQNIIRNTDLGYIKEENFGSILKAINEKNPGINLTSSDIAWHSLQTGQQVKIFPETNSQWKPSNKYQGEVIVTFNTKAPWKEQPHKYDGTKVIEIGWITLKDGTVQIPTFNKYTTEVPAYLPPFITNLNGAFSQLESSSVKNLDKWDTSNVTNMRSMFIYAEKFNQDISNWNTSNVTNMKRMFYGADNFNQPIGNWNTSNVTNMEFMFYRADAFNQNISNWNVNNVTKWSHFDWNYGNYYRPHQIPPKFRNYNPNNTKTLSIALGIVGGVVGISVLASTIYLYKRKKINQ from the coding sequence GTGAATAAAAAATCCAAAACCAACCAAGAAATTGAAAATAATTCTAAAATAAACCAAAAATCAAAATCTACACCAAACAAGAAACTAAACAAAAAAGCAATTTCTTATATTATGTTAGCTTCACTTTGAGCTGGTTCAGGATTTGGTTGATTTTTATATTATTATAATCATCAAAAATCAGTTCCTGTACTAAGAAAAGGTTATGAAGAACAATATTATAAAGAACTTGAAAAGTGATTAACTCCCCAACAAAGAAAACAACGTGAAGAGTTTTTAAAACAAGCAAAAGAGTATGAAAAACAACTTAAACTTGAAAAAGAAAAGCGATTAGAATACGCTTCAAGACATTTAGTTAAGTTTATTAACGACTTTGATTTAGGTGCTATAAATGATAATAAAGATGAAACAATTATTTCAATACTTGAAAACAAATTTGAACAAGTTAAAGGTCAAATTAGAGTTGATGAAACTTTTAAAACAAAAGAATATGCAAGAATTATTCCTATTAAAAACAGCAAATATCATGGTGAAGTTACAGTTACATTTACAGTTAAAACTAAGCTTGATACAGTTATTACAAACAAACATTTAGACAAGTTTAACAACCCAGATGAACAACAAATCATCAATAAGGTTAATGAACTTAACCCAGATTTAAATTTAACTGAAAATGACATAACAGTTGAAATAAAAACTAATGAAAACAAAGCAATTATCAAAGCAAAAGATAGTAGTTCTAAATACCAAGGTCAAGTTGAAGTTACATTTAACATTAGACCTACAATTGCTTCAACAATTAAAACAACTAGTTTAGGTGCTTTACTAGATAAAGATAATCAATCAATTCTTAATGCTATAAACAAAGCAAATGGCATTGAGTTAACCTTAGACCAAGTTGATATTATTGATGTAACTCCAACTAGTGCAATTGTTAAAGCAAAAGAAAACAACAATTATCAAGGTGAAGTTACAGTTACATTTACAGTTAAAAAACAACTTGAACAAGAAGCAAAAGTGGTTAATCTAGGTGCTTTATTTAACAAAGATGACAATTCAATCTTTGAAACATTTAAAAAATTAAATGGTAATGTTAATTTAAACCAAGATGATGTCACAATTGGTGAAAGAAGAAATGGTAGTGCAACTATTACTGTTAAAACAACCAACAATGATTATCAGGGAAAAGTTGAAGTTACTTTTACAATTAAAACAAAACTAAACACAGTCATAAAAACAACTTATTTAGAAAAATTTGATAATCCAAATGAACAACAAATCATCACTAAGGTTAATGAACTTAACCCAGATTTAAATTTAACTGAAAATGACATAACAGTTGAAATAAAAACTAATGAAAACAAAGCAATTATCAAAGCAAAAGATAGTAGTTCTAAATACCAAGGTCAAGTTGAAGTTACATTTAACATTAGACATACAATTGCTTCAACAATTAAAACAACTAGTTTAGGTGCTTTACTAGATAAAGATAATCAATCAATTCTTAATGCTATAAACAAAGCAAATGGCATTGAGTTAACCTTAGACCAAGTTGATATTATTGATGTAACTCCAACTAGTGCAATTGTTAAAGCAAAAGAAAACAACAATTATCAAGGTGAAGTTACAGTTACATTTACAGTTAAAAAACAACTTGAACAAGAAGCAAAAGTGGTTAATCTAGGTGCTTTATTTAACAAAGATGACAATTCAATCTTTGAAACATTTAAAAAATTAAATGGTAATGTTAATTTAAACCAAGATGATGTCACAATTGGTGAAAGAAGAAATGGTAGTGCAACTATTACTGTTAAATCAAAAAATGATAAATACCAAGGACAAGTTGAAGTTAAATTTACAGTTAAACAAAAACTACAAAATATCATTAGAAACACAGATTTAGGTTATATAAAAGAAGAAAACTTTGGTTCTATCTTAAAAGCAATTAATGAAAAAAATCCTGGAATTAATTTAACTAGCTCTGATATAGCATGACATTCACTACAAACAGGTCAACAAGTTAAAATATTCCCAGAAACAAATAGCCAGTGAAAACCATCTAACAAATACCAAGGAGAAGTTATAGTTACATTTAATACTAAAGCTCCATGAAAAGAACAACCCCACAAATATGATGGTACAAAAGTTATTGAAATAGGTTGAATAACTCTTAAAGATGGTACAGTTCAAATTCCAACTTTTAATAAATATACAACTGAAGTCCCTGCTTATCTACCACCATTTATAACCAATTTAAATGGTGCATTTTCACAGCTTGAATCTAGCAGTGTAAAAAATCTTGATAAATGAGACACATCAAATGTAACTAATATGAGAAGTATGTTTATTTATGCAGAAAAATTTAATCAAGACATTTCAAACTGAAATACTTCAAATGTAACAAATATGAAAAGAATGTTTTATGGAGCAGACAACTTCAATCAACCCATTGGTAATTGAAATACCTCAAATGTAACAAATATGGAATTTATGTTTTATAGGGCAGATGCTTTTAATCAAAATATTTCTAATTGAAATGTTAATAATGTAACTAAATGAAGTCATTTTGATTGAAACTATGGAAATTATTATCGTCCTCACCAAATCCCACCTAAGTTTAGAAATTATAATCCAAACAATACAAAAACACTATCAATTGCTTTAGGAATTGTTGGTGGTGTTGTAGGTATAAGTGTATTAGCTTCTACAATTTATCTATATAAACGTAAAAAAATTAATCAATAA
- a CDS encoding glycoside hydrolase family 13 protein, whose product MANYWWKNTVVYEMYLQSFKDSNNDGIGDLDGAIEKLEYLKELGIGAIWLTPIYDSPLVDNGYDISNYQSINQIYGGLEKFKKFVDKANELNIGIIMDLVLNHTSDQHEWFKQSRSSKTNPYRDYYIWRDQPNDITSAFGGSAWTYDKTTNQYYFHMFAKEQPDLNWQNPKVREEIAKMVKWWCDFGIMGFRLDVIELLGKRIDQKVLSNGPMLHKYIQDLRKNSWDSNEFLTVGECWSADIDHAIQYSNEKNEEFSMIFNFEPVTSFFNKDNKYKKKAVDFLELKQIYKKWQQGLHNKGWSGLFLSNHDLPRMVSRYGNDQKYRIQSAKTLLTTIFLMQGTPFIHQGDEIGMTNVNWTDLNKYKDVEIKNTYQSEVLKKKTLTYEQFIEGILENSRDHARTPYQWDDSKYAGFSNHQPWIDVNDNYKEINAKNELNNPNGIYHYLKKLIKFREESDYSQLIIDAKFELLDPNNTKLFAYSRIDQNRSIKIIANWSDEQVNISHLISQDNKVVLNTEIDFDQNTLKPWQTIIVE is encoded by the coding sequence ATGGCAAATTACTGATGGAAAAATACTGTAGTTTATGAAATGTATCTTCAATCATTTAAAGATTCAAATAATGATGGAATTGGTGATTTAGATGGTGCTATAGAAAAATTAGAGTATTTAAAAGAACTGGGAATTGGTGCTATTTGATTAACTCCAATTTATGATTCTCCACTTGTTGATAATGGGTATGATATTTCAAATTATCAATCTATTAATCAAATTTATGGTGGATTAGAAAAGTTTAAAAAATTTGTTGATAAAGCTAATGAGTTAAATATTGGTATAATTATGGATTTAGTTTTAAACCATACTTCAGATCAACATGAATGATTTAAACAATCAAGATCATCAAAAACTAATCCATATCGTGATTATTATATTTGAAGAGATCAACCTAATGATATTACTTCAGCTTTTGGTGGGTCTGCTTGAACTTATGATAAAACTACAAATCAATATTATTTTCATATGTTTGCAAAAGAACAACCTGATTTAAATTGGCAAAATCCTAAAGTTAGAGAAGAAATTGCAAAAATGGTTAAATGATGATGTGATTTTGGAATAATGGGATTTAGATTAGATGTGATTGAACTACTTGGTAAAAGAATTGATCAAAAGGTTTTATCTAATGGTCCAATGTTACATAAATATATTCAAGATTTAAGAAAAAATAGTTGAGATTCAAATGAATTTTTAACAGTTGGTGAATGTTGGTCAGCAGATATTGATCACGCAATTCAATATTCAAATGAAAAAAATGAAGAATTTTCAATGATTTTTAATTTTGAACCAGTTACTTCTTTTTTTAATAAAGATAATAAGTATAAGAAAAAAGCTGTCGATTTTTTAGAACTTAAACAAATTTATAAAAAATGACAACAAGGATTACATAATAAAGGTTGATCTGGATTATTTTTATCAAATCATGATTTACCTAGAATGGTTTCAAGATATGGAAATGATCAAAAATATAGAATTCAATCAGCAAAAACTTTATTAACTACTATTTTTTTAATGCAAGGAACTCCTTTTATTCATCAAGGTGATGAAATTGGAATGACTAATGTTAATTGAACAGATTTAAATAAATATAAAGATGTTGAAATTAAAAATACTTATCAATCAGAAGTTTTAAAAAAGAAGACTTTAACTTATGAACAATTTATAGAAGGAATATTAGAAAATAGTAGAGATCATGCAAGAACACCATATCAATGAGATGATAGTAAATATGCAGGATTTAGTAATCATCAACCTTGAATTGATGTAAATGATAATTACAAAGAAATTAATGCTAAAAATGAGTTAAATAATCCAAATGGTATTTATCATTATTTAAAAAAATTAATTAAGTTTAGAGAAGAAAGTGATTATTCTCAATTAATTATTGATGCAAAATTTGAATTATTAGATCCAAATAATACTAAATTATTTGCTTATAGCAGAATTGATCAAAATAGATCAATTAAAATAATTGCTAATTGAAGCGATGAACAAGTCAATATTAGCCATTTAATCAGTCAAGATAATAAGGTTGTTCTAAATACTGAAATTGATTTTGATCAAAATACTTTAAAACCTTGACAAACAATTATTGTTGAATAA
- a CDS encoding IS3 family transposase gives MKYSLEFKHKVFNEFKFKSLKELSSIYNINYNTLKYWKYQTQKILLKKINHQAKVLFKHQQNLNGLLKIKEIWQKHNKKSISVFHQIYQIQKEFDIPINKILNTISVSKSLYYKRLKQVEVNINKPSKLEQLIIKIFVNNHNLIGYRKIKQKLFELYNLVVNHKVILKIMRKWNLVVGWLKNKSKTPHHKSGKNKFNIPDLVNRNFNQFKQQGQVVYTDVTYITLNKQKYYLSTTIDGFSKEIIDYRISNKNDTHLVVKNLKHTIKKYQQLNIDISGLIIHSDHALVYESKQFRKLCLKYNIRQSMGVNYSCLDNAVIESFHGQLKKGTIHSNKKFYKSIFDYLKNIDIWCKWYNKSKNSSIKLNKRKLLIC, from the coding sequence ATGAAATATAGCTTAGAATTTAAACACAAGGTATTTAATGAATTTAAATTTAAATCATTAAAAGAATTATCTAGTATTTACAATATAAACTACAACACACTTAAATATTGAAAATATCAAACACAAAAAATATTATTAAAGAAAATTAATCATCAAGCAAAAGTTTTATTTAAACACCAACAGAATTTGAATGGTTTATTAAAAATAAAAGAGATTTGACAAAAACATAACAAAAAAAGCATTTCTGTTTTTCACCAAATATATCAAATTCAAAAAGAATTTGATATTCCAATAAATAAAATATTAAACACTATTAGTGTTTCAAAGAGTTTATATTACAAAAGATTAAAACAAGTTGAAGTAAATATAAATAAACCTAGTAAATTAGAACAATTAATTATTAAAATATTTGTTAATAATCATAATTTAATAGGTTATAGAAAAATAAAACAAAAACTTTTTGAATTATATAACCTAGTTGTTAATCATAAAGTTATTTTAAAAATAATGAGAAAGTGAAACCTAGTAGTTGGTTGGTTGAAAAACAAATCAAAAACACCACATCATAAATCAGGTAAAAATAAATTTAATATACCAGATTTAGTTAATCGTAATTTTAATCAATTTAAACAACAAGGACAAGTAGTTTATACAGATGTTACATATATAACTTTAAATAAGCAAAAATACTATCTTTCTACTACTATTGATGGTTTTTCAAAAGAAATTATAGATTATAGAATAAGTAATAAAAATGACACTCATTTAGTTGTTAAAAACCTAAAACACACAATTAAAAAATATCAACAATTAAATATTGATATATCAGGTTTAATCATTCACTCAGATCATGCATTAGTTTATGAATCAAAACAGTTTAGAAAACTTTGTTTAAAATACAACATTAGACAATCAATGGGGGTTAATTATTCTTGTTTAGATAATGCTGTAATTGAGAGTTTTCATGGACAACTTAAAAAGGGAACAATTCACTCAAATAAAAAGTTTTATAAATCAATATTTGATTATTTAAAAAATATTGATATTTGGTGTAAGTGATATAACAAGTCTAAGAACTCAAGCATTAAGTTAAACAAAAGAAAATTACTAATCTGTTAA
- a CDS encoding ABC transporter ATP-binding protein, whose product MKVELRNISKKYEGNSFYTLENIDLTINDNDFCVILGPSGCGKTTLLRIIAGLNSITKGDLLFDGVKVNNLLPKDRDIAMVFQSYALYPHYNVYKNLAFGLEMKKEKKEIINHRVRGAAKLLNIEKYLFKKPKELSGGQQQRVALGRAIVRKPKLFLMDEPLSNLDAKLRESMRTELVSIHRILGTTTIYVTHDQLEAMTMATKIVLMNNQVIQQVGKPEEFYNKPNNLFVAKFIGTPTMNVLEGKLEDNCFISNINNYKVKLSDEELELIKKEEVTKLYLGIRSEDAQLVKTTHKTLNIVASVINTELLGMNKQVTCELTPGNNFVITTSKDNDVKIDDKVGIKINKYHLFNGITENRIG is encoded by the coding sequence ATGAAAGTTGAATTAAGAAACATATCAAAAAAATATGAAGGTAACTCATTTTATACATTAGAAAATATTGATTTAACAATTAATGATAATGACTTTTGTGTAATTTTAGGTCCATCTGGATGTGGTAAAACTACTTTATTAAGAATCATAGCTGGATTAAATTCAATCACTAAAGGTGATTTATTATTTGATGGAGTTAAAGTTAATAACCTTTTACCAAAAGATCGTGATATTGCTATGGTATTTCAAAGTTATGCTTTATATCCTCACTATAATGTTTATAAAAATTTAGCTTTTGGTTTAGAAATGAAAAAAGAAAAGAAAGAAATTATTAACCATAGAGTTAGAGGAGCTGCTAAGCTATTAAATATTGAAAAATATTTATTTAAAAAACCAAAAGAATTATCTGGGGGTCAACAACAACGTGTAGCTTTAGGAAGAGCAATTGTTAGAAAACCCAAATTATTCTTAATGGATGAACCTTTATCAAATCTAGATGCAAAGCTAAGAGAATCAATGAGAACTGAATTAGTTTCAATACATAGAATTTTAGGAACAACAACAATTTATGTTACTCACGATCAATTAGAAGCTATGACAATGGCTACTAAAATTGTTTTAATGAATAATCAAGTTATCCAACAAGTAGGAAAACCTGAAGAATTTTATAACAAACCAAACAACTTATTTGTTGCTAAATTTATCGGAACTCCTACTATGAACGTTCTAGAAGGTAAACTTGAAGACAATTGTTTTATTTCAAATATTAATAACTATAAAGTTAAATTATCTGATGAAGAATTAGAACTAATTAAAAAAGAAGAAGTAACTAAGCTTTATTTAGGTATTAGAAGTGAAGATGCTCAATTAGTTAAAACTACTCATAAGACTTTAAATATTGTTGCTAGTGTAATTAATACTGAGTTATTGGGAATGAATAAGCAAGTAACTTGTGAATTAACACCTGGTAATAATTTTGTAATTACCACTTCAAAAGATAATGATGTAAAAATTGATGATAAAGTTGGTATTAAAATTAATAAATATCATTTATTTAACGGAATTACAGAAAACCGTATAGGTTAA